tataaaaaaaaataaaaaaacgaattagttttaaaattttaagcacTGCAAACACTTGCTGATCAAGGCATCTTAAATAGTATTACTTTAACATTGAACTGTGTCCTCTAATAAAAAGTGTACAATTTACgattcaaatttacaatttacttATTACAAAGTCTACTGACAATAGAACTTTATTTCGTTTGATCTCTGCTCTGTTGACCTATTCAAAATTATAAGCCGCAAATATACTCGTTTAACTCTGAAACTGGTTACTCCACAATCAATCCGCAGCACTTTGAATTATATTAGCACGATTTCTTTAGGGATTCACCAAAGTATATGCATGATTATCCAACGCAATAACAAGTTTTAAAGATTACTTTTTTCAGATAATCACAATTTATTAATGGTTAGCAGTACTTTGTCTACCAAGTACGTTCCACAACTTCGTCATCCTGGCAATAGATCTTGACATTGGTGCCGGTTCCCAGAGGCTTTAGCCAGGGCTGGCTCCAGATCTGCACTTTGCAATCCTTATTTTCCGAGCCATTGGAGAGTTCCACAACAAAGGTGTCTAGGGATCCTGACACTACTTTTCTAGTTGCTGATGTCACCGTTATGACTCTGTAAtactaatattttttatctttttaaatattttaaattaataaaacttacTCGTATTTGGGACCCTCTCCAGCGGCCAGTTCCTCGAGTGTGCTTGTTAAGAGAACCTTGGCTGTCTCCAGCTCTTCTCCCTCAAGCGGCTTGGGTGCACCGAACAGACGACTGCGCTGAAAATTTGTTATTGTATTTGATTAtacatttctttataaattaccatttattttttaatttttatttaacaatccATCACATCTTACAAGCGCCGAAGCCGTTGCCAATGTCAGTGCCAACACAAAGATCACTTTCATAGACTGCATTTTTCACAAACACCTGTTTCAAACTAAATCAACCGATTGCCGAGAGACCTCTTTTATAGCTAACTCTGACAATATACGAGTGTTCCTCTAGAATACATATTATATCTGTATATCTGCTAAGGCAAGTTTAAAACAATCCGATCGCTAGAGAAAGAGAGCAGCTCGTGCATTCAAACCTGAACCCGACGACAATGAAACCCCTCGTTCATCTAgcttctttatttaattttaatttaatttattttcagacTTGTTTGGGTTGTTTTATACATTACTTAATTATACTGAATTGTGCAGGTCAGGAGTTGCTAAAGTGTATTGATTCATCGGCAACTGTGTCCACACAAAGGAAGAAAAGACAAAGGAacaaagaatatttataaaagtttcAAGATACCCCTGTTTCGTTATGCCAGCCAAAGATAAACCAGaatacttataaataaaaccaagaaTAAAGGCTTCAAAGGGAAGTCATCATCATTTGGCAGGTCATCAATCCAATTTAGATTTCCCTCAATATTTTAATCACTCATCCAACTcttattactttttaaaatcaCTTTTTATTCGAGGCGCAAACAAAAATCAGTCACTGTAATCTACCAGGTGTGATTAAGCTTGACGACATCCTTGCACTCGATCTTGACGTTGTTACCATTCTTTTGCAGCCAAGGCTGTTGCCAGATAGTGACAGTGCACTCCTCAGTGACGGATCCATCGGAAA
Above is a genomic segment from Drosophila kikkawai strain 14028-0561.14 chromosome 3R, DkikHiC1v2, whole genome shotgun sequence containing:
- the LOC108077631 gene encoding cystatin-like protein; protein product: MQSMKVIFVLALTLATASALRSRLFGAPKPLEGEELETAKVLLTSTLEELAAGEGPKYEVITVTSATRKVVSGSLDTFVVELSNGSENKDCKVQIWSQPWLKPLGTGTNVKIYCQDDEVVERTW